The Pedobacter ginsengisoli region AAATGGTTATGGTGGGCTAAATGTTAAGTACATATTTTAATAATCATCAAAATGAACAGAGTAATAATAATACTGTTTGCTGGAATCATTTTTCTTGGCGCATGTAAAGAAAAGCAAAATAAAATTACAATTGGCACCTTACGCACAGAGGGTTTGGCTGTGGGTTCTTATCTTACTTATGACAGCAAAGGCAATCCTGTACTTTGTTGGTCCGAGCAAGATGCTAAGGATTCTTTATACCGCTTAAAATACGCTAGTTATAATGAGCGAAACAACACTTTTAGTATTCCTGTTACTGTTCCCGCTTCCAGCGGGATCAGTATTTCAGCAGAGAGTATGGGTAAAATAGCCTTTAAGTCTGATGGGACTGTGATAGCTGTGTTTTCAAAACGGTTTCCTAATGAAAGAAATCCCTATGCTGGAGCTATTTACTATAGCTCTTCCACAGATAATGGAAAAACGTGGTCTGATTCGCAATTTCTGCATTCTGATACAACGCATAATTATGGACGCAGCTTTTTTGACATCACTAAATTGAAGGATGGAGAGCTTGCGGCCATATGGCTTGACGGACGTTATGGCAAAAGCATTAAAGGCTCGGCCTTGTTTTTTAATAAAACAACTAAGGGGAATGGGTTTGGTATGGACACTTGCCTGGAAAAAGGCACATGTGAGTGCTGCAGAACTAAGATCCTTTCTGATAAACAAGGGAATATTCATTTGGCCTACAGGAATATAACACTTCCAACGGGTCTTGCAGACAAACAGGTTCGTGATATGGGGTATAAATTATCTATCGATAATGGTAAAACATTTAGTGCTGTAAAAACCATTAGTAAAGATAATTGGCAAATAGATGGCTGTCCGCATTCAGGGCCTTCACTTGCTACTACAAGACAAAGTGTAAATGCAGTTTGGTTTACTGCAGGTGGTGGTTCAGGTATTTATTATTCTTCATCAGGTAAAAATGCAAGCTTTGGTGAGCGCAGGTTAATTACTGCTCATGGCAGACATCCTCAGCTAGTTTCGCTTAAAAATGATAAGTTGTTTATGGTTTGTGAAGAGTTGAAAGATAAACCAGAGGAAAAGCCAATGAAAATGAAGCATTCTCATGGAGGAATGACAATGGGCCATGAACAAGCTGCAAATTCAAAAATTGTATTGAGGATTTTAGCATCTGGAAAAGAAGATAAAGTTATCACCATTACGGATGGACAACAGCCAGATCATCATGCAGTAATTTTGGCTTTAGATAGAGGAGTGTTAATGGCATGGATAAGAGAGCAGAATGGCCAGTCAGAAATATGTTATACCAAAGTAGATACAAATTAATTCACGGTTTCCTTTTTAAGATTCATTAAAACACTTTTATAGTCAAAAATGTTTCTAACATAGAACCTTATATTATGAAACTCAAAAAAGTTGATCCATCAATTACTTACTTTGGATTTATTACTGGACTTTCTATTGGTATAGTTGTGAGTATTTTGTTTACAAGAACCAGGACCATTACAATAAAAGAAGAGCAAAGCAGTAAGCAAACCAACTTAATTAAGACTGATGAAATAGCAGATTATTTAGCATACCTTGGTCACCGGGCAGAGCAAGATCCTTTATATTAAAGCTATTTTTATCTACAACTTGAGTAAAAATTTTCATGAACTGGGTAATTAATGGCAAATAAACGAGCTGATGTGGGTATAAACGCATAAATACCATTGGTATGTTATTTGCCTATAAGCACATCGTGATTGTAAATATTATTGTCGCAACAGTCTTCCTTGTTTAATATACCTTAATGAAAGTAACATATACACAAATTCAATCCAGAAAAATTCTCCTTGCTTTTTTGGTTATAGTAATTGTTTTAGCTCTTGCAGCTCTTTTTGTTCGTAATTCCATATCGCATAAATTAGAAAATATAGTTAAGCAAGCTAACAATGTAGAAGTTGATAGTTCCAAACCGCAACAAATATTGTTGCTGTTGCATCAGGCTGATGATGACTTTCAGGAGTCCTTATTAAATGTGAAAAGTACAAAAAGTGCAGATTATAAAGCAAAACTATCTAGAGCTTTTGATGAGATTGATACTTTATTAAAAAGAAATGCGGATACGTTACAGCTAACCCCTGATCAAAGTGTAAAAGTTAAAAGTTGGTACAATAAAAAGCTTCAGCTTTCAGGTAAGCTGTACTCACTTAAACATAATTTTGATTCTTTGCTAACAGCTTATGCCACTTTTGAGGCACAAGGGAGCATGGGCGAAGAAAAATTGGTTACTACACTTAAATCCAACAGGAATGTAAAAAGCAAGACGGATACTATTCGTAAGGAGGTAGTAGTTCAGAAGAAAGGACTTTTTTCAAGACTAAAAGATGCCATTTCTAATAAATCAGCAACTTCACCTACTGCTGTAGTTGAAATAAACCACCGTCAAGTAACAGAAAATTCAGCGCTTGCAACCCGTAAAGGAGCTGGAAAGGAGAGAACTGTGTACTTAAATAAACTGCAGGAACTTCAGGAAAGAAATGTTAAAATGCTTACCATGCAACGTGAACTGATAAGCCTGAACGATCGAATTAGTACTGAACTGGAAAATATAATTAATGAGGTTAAGGCACTTAATTATAATATAGCCGATGAATTTAAAGCAATGGCTTTCAAAAGTTATCAGGAATCAACAGATCTGCTAAACAGATTGTATTTGGCAGCTTTATTTTTAGTTTTGGTTTTTGCGGTGCTCCTAATTGTATTCATAGTAAAACTTAACGGCTCAGAAGTGCAATTGCGTAATGAAAATGAAAGAGCAGTTACCATTGCCCAGCAAAAGATGGATCTTTTATTACATATGAGTCATGAAATAAGGAATCCACTAACGGCTATAAAAGGTTTTTTGTATATATTCAGTCAAACAGAATTGTCAAAACGGCAATCTGATATGTTAGATTCTATCAGATTATCATCGGATATGCTTCTAGGCACTTTGAATGATACTCTTGATGCTGCTAAGATGGAAAATAGTGAATTTAAATTTAATACAGATCCATTTAATCCAGATTTTATACTTAAAAGTGTAATTGAAAATATGGAGTTCAGCGCAACAAAGAAAAAACTGGTACTGAATTATGAGTTTAAAGGAGATAAAGAGGCTATTTTACTTGGCGATAGTTTTAGACTAAAGCAAATTATGATTAACCTGCTAAGTAATGCCATCAAGTATACAAAAGAGGGTCAGATTACGGTGAATGCTGAATTAACCAAACTGAAT contains the following coding sequences:
- a CDS encoding ATP-binding protein; the encoded protein is MKVTYTQIQSRKILLAFLVIVIVLALAALFVRNSISHKLENIVKQANNVEVDSSKPQQILLLLHQADDDFQESLLNVKSTKSADYKAKLSRAFDEIDTLLKRNADTLQLTPDQSVKVKSWYNKKLQLSGKLYSLKHNFDSLLTAYATFEAQGSMGEEKLVTTLKSNRNVKSKTDTIRKEVVVQKKGLFSRLKDAISNKSATSPTAVVEINHRQVTENSALATRKGAGKERTVYLNKLQELQERNVKMLTMQRELISLNDRISTELENIINEVKALNYNIADEFKAMAFKSYQESTDLLNRLYLAALFLVLVFAVLLIVFIVKLNGSEVQLRNENERAVTIAQQKMDLLLHMSHEIRNPLTAIKGFLYIFSQTELSKRQSDMLDSIRLSSDMLLGTLNDTLDAAKMENSEFKFNTDPFNPDFILKSVIENMEFSATKKKLVLNYEFKGDKEAILLGDSFRLKQIMINLLSNAIKYTKEGQITVNAELTKLNNGPKLEVNIIDTGMGISADQQANLFSKYYQTNSSKGKTGTGLGLYICKQFVELQGGKISVKSVEKVGSTFSFYIPYVENVNNGETVVNQTPEDPLSLLNGITILAVDDNDLNLKFLKMMTQKWNVKFYSAGNGKEALDVLNKENVTVVLTDIQMPEMDGYELLQSIKKLPAPQNKLPIIVISASPEEFEMNKILTKGFSGIVSKPFIEAGLIEQIVKALKG
- a CDS encoding sialidase family protein encodes the protein MNRVIIILFAGIIFLGACKEKQNKITIGTLRTEGLAVGSYLTYDSKGNPVLCWSEQDAKDSLYRLKYASYNERNNTFSIPVTVPASSGISISAESMGKIAFKSDGTVIAVFSKRFPNERNPYAGAIYYSSSTDNGKTWSDSQFLHSDTTHNYGRSFFDITKLKDGELAAIWLDGRYGKSIKGSALFFNKTTKGNGFGMDTCLEKGTCECCRTKILSDKQGNIHLAYRNITLPTGLADKQVRDMGYKLSIDNGKTFSAVKTISKDNWQIDGCPHSGPSLATTRQSVNAVWFTAGGGSGIYYSSSGKNASFGERRLITAHGRHPQLVSLKNDKLFMVCEELKDKPEEKPMKMKHSHGGMTMGHEQAANSKIVLRILASGKEDKVITITDGQQPDHHAVILALDRGVLMAWIREQNGQSEICYTKVDTN